In a genomic window of Aeromicrobium panaciterrae:
- a CDS encoding magnesium transporter MgtE N-terminal domain-containing protein, whose protein sequence is MSTTPGRVFLSRIVGQAVFDPAGDQVGKLRDVVVAVRSAKQRPRVLGIVVEVLGRRRVFLPITRVTSVNSGQIITTGVLNVRRFEQRRTETLAIHELFDRTVTLPDGTSATVYDLAMEQDSRRDWHISDIAVQAGGKRFGRRGAQQVLEWDEVKGLGGEEAGQGATHLLATMDEMRPADLANALRDLNPKRRMEVVAELDDERLADVLEEMPEKDQVEILGVLDPDRAADVLEEMNPDDAADLLGELSPQGAEHLLGLMQPEDAEDVRRLLKYEERTAGGMMTTEPVVLPPDATLAEALARLREPEIIPALAAMIYVCRSPLETPTGRFLGVVHFQALLREPPSTLVGAIMDNDIDWPRPDASLEHVANLLAAYNLVALPVVDENAHLLGAVTIDDVLDHLLPEGWREQDDAAQTESEVVTHG, encoded by the coding sequence ATGAGCACCACACCAGGCCGCGTCTTCCTTTCCCGCATCGTCGGGCAGGCAGTTTTTGACCCCGCTGGCGATCAGGTCGGCAAGCTTCGCGACGTCGTGGTCGCCGTTCGCTCGGCAAAGCAGCGCCCGCGTGTGCTCGGCATCGTCGTCGAGGTGCTGGGCCGGCGTCGGGTTTTCCTGCCGATCACCCGCGTCACCTCGGTCAACTCCGGTCAGATCATCACGACTGGCGTCCTCAACGTCCGCCGCTTCGAGCAGCGCCGCACAGAGACACTCGCCATCCATGAGCTGTTTGACCGCACCGTGACGCTCCCCGACGGCACATCCGCGACGGTCTACGACCTCGCGATGGAGCAGGACTCGCGCCGCGATTGGCACATCAGCGACATCGCTGTGCAGGCCGGTGGCAAGCGGTTCGGCCGCCGTGGCGCCCAGCAGGTTCTCGAGTGGGACGAAGTCAAAGGCCTCGGCGGCGAAGAAGCAGGCCAGGGTGCAACGCACCTCCTCGCCACGATGGACGAGATGCGACCTGCCGACCTTGCCAACGCCCTGCGCGACCTCAACCCGAAGCGCCGCATGGAAGTTGTCGCCGAGCTCGACGACGAACGCCTCGCCGATGTCCTCGAAGAAATGCCCGAGAAGGACCAGGTTGAGATCCTCGGCGTACTCGATCCCGATCGCGCTGCCGACGTCCTCGAAGAGATGAACCCCGACGACGCGGCCGACCTCCTCGGAGAGCTGTCACCGCAGGGCGCAGAGCACCTCCTCGGACTGATGCAGCCCGAAGACGCCGAAGACGTACGCCGACTGCTCAAGTACGAAGAGCGCACGGCCGGCGGAATGATGACGACCGAACCGGTCGTACTCCCGCCCGATGCAACCCTCGCCGAGGCGCTCGCTCGACTCCGCGAGCCCGAGATCATCCCCGCACTCGCAGCGATGATCTACGTGTGCCGTTCGCCGCTCGAGACTCCGACCGGTCGCTTCCTCGGTGTCGTGCACTTCCAGGCCCTGCTGCGTGAGCCACCATCCACGCTCGTCGGCGCGATCATGGACAACGACATCGACTGGCCACGTCCCGACGCATCGCTCGAGCACGTTGCCAACCTGCTCGCTGCCTACAACCTTGTTGCGCTTCCCGTTGTCGACGAGAACGCACATCTGCTCGGGGCGGTGACCATCGACGACGTGCTCGACCACTTGCTGCCCGAAGGCTGGCGCGAGCAGGACGACGCCGCACAGACCGAGTCGGAGGTGGTCACACATGGCTGA
- a CDS encoding DUF1003 domain-containing protein has translation MADRARLDQPRENRRAFRRRRDADPERFGRFAETFARFLGTARFLTYMTIFVVIWIAWNVPYGPDRGRWDAYPFIFLTLILSLQASYAAPLILLAQNRQEARDRVTQEQDRESNAQSHADMEFLAREVASLRLGLGEVATRDFLRSELRGLLSDLEDKPEPEAEPVEEPAKPKKAAKKAPPKN, from the coding sequence ATGGCTGACCGCGCACGCCTCGACCAGCCCCGCGAGAACCGGCGAGCGTTCCGGCGACGCCGCGACGCCGATCCGGAGCGCTTTGGTCGTTTCGCCGAGACCTTCGCCCGATTCCTGGGCACGGCCCGCTTCCTCACCTACATGACGATCTTCGTGGTCATCTGGATCGCCTGGAACGTCCCCTATGGGCCTGACAGAGGGCGCTGGGATGCGTACCCGTTCATCTTCCTGACCCTGATCCTGTCGCTGCAGGCGTCGTACGCGGCGCCGCTGATCCTTCTGGCGCAGAACCGCCAGGAGGCTCGTGACCGGGTTACGCAGGAGCAGGATCGCGAGTCCAACGCCCAGTCGCACGCTGATATGGAGTTCCTCGCCCGCGAGGTCGCCAGCCTGCGCCTCGGCCTCGGCGAAGTTGCCACCCGAGACTTCCTCCGCAGCGAGCTGCGTGGGTTGCTCTCCGATCTCGAGGACAAGCCGGAGCCAGAAGCCGAGCCGGTCGAAGAGCCAGCAAAGCCCAAGAAGGCCGCCAAGAAGGCCCCGCCCAAGAACTAG
- a CDS encoding thiamine pyrophosphate-dependent enzyme, which produces MALESVDDHFSRVLRERPVTDQPVGGVADPTALLTYFDAQLESRHLDFALRWLQTQGHAYYTIGSAGHESNAAVAMALRPTDPALLHYRSGGFFSARARQVDGSTPIEDVLNSATASVLDPISGGRHKVFGSVSLNVIPQTSTIGSHLPRAFGLAFALGRAAGADMTPNWPLDSVVVCSFGDASANHSTAVGALNASAYCAHQGVPLPILYVCEDNGIGISTKSPAGWVERSLQSMPAIEYAAADGTKPGELLATAKHLAELVRTERRPAVLHLKTVRFMGHAGSDAEIAYRTTREIEDEYALDPLLATARELIEAGVLSAADALARYEDVRQTVMERAKSISGVRRLSSSRAITTPITARAAVVAPTASVERRALAFGAKPPELEGDLTLAQTINASLKDALAARPEALVFGEDVAKKGGVYGVTRGLRKSFGGTQVFDTLLDEQTILGTALGAALAGFVPIPEIQYLAYLHNAEDQLRGEAATLRFFSNGQYTNGMVVRVAGLAYQKGFGGHFHNDNSVAVLRDIPGVVLAVPSHPGNAAGLFRECLALAAEGRVCVYLEPIALYHRRDLHEGDGAWLAPYAPPEEWTQDTTSAPGQVLTIGDGTDVLLVTFGNGVPMSLRASTVLADEGISSTVLDLQWLSPLPREELLRVAARFARVLVVDETRESGGVSESVITALVDGGYDGTARRVTSVDSFIPLGPAADHVLLSEADIVGAVRALVSETI; this is translated from the coding sequence ATGGCGCTGGAATCTGTCGACGATCACTTCTCCAGAGTGCTTCGTGAACGCCCGGTCACCGATCAACCTGTCGGTGGAGTCGCTGATCCGACGGCCCTGCTGACGTATTTCGACGCCCAGCTTGAGAGCCGTCACCTCGACTTTGCACTGCGCTGGTTGCAGACACAGGGGCACGCGTACTACACGATCGGCTCTGCCGGCCACGAGAGCAATGCTGCTGTTGCGATGGCTTTGCGTCCCACCGATCCTGCGTTGCTTCACTACCGATCGGGCGGATTCTTCTCCGCACGTGCGCGCCAGGTCGATGGCTCCACGCCGATCGAGGACGTGCTCAACAGCGCCACCGCATCGGTGCTCGACCCGATCTCCGGTGGTCGGCACAAGGTCTTCGGCAGCGTCAGCCTCAACGTCATTCCCCAGACCTCCACGATCGGTTCGCACCTGCCGCGCGCGTTCGGGCTCGCCTTCGCTCTCGGTCGTGCAGCTGGCGCAGACATGACGCCGAACTGGCCACTCGACTCTGTCGTGGTGTGCAGCTTTGGCGACGCATCTGCCAATCACTCCACCGCGGTGGGCGCGCTCAACGCCTCGGCCTATTGCGCGCACCAAGGCGTACCGCTTCCGATCCTGTATGTCTGCGAGGACAACGGCATCGGCATCAGCACCAAGTCGCCGGCTGGCTGGGTTGAACGGTCTTTGCAGTCAATGCCTGCCATCGAGTACGCCGCCGCTGACGGTACGAAGCCAGGCGAGCTCCTCGCGACTGCGAAGCACTTGGCCGAGCTCGTACGCACCGAACGGCGGCCCGCGGTGCTGCATCTCAAGACTGTGCGCTTTATGGGTCACGCAGGGTCCGACGCCGAGATCGCCTATCGGACGACGCGCGAGATCGAGGACGAATACGCGCTCGACCCGCTGCTGGCAACCGCCAGGGAGCTTATCGAGGCCGGTGTCCTCAGCGCCGCCGATGCGCTGGCTCGCTATGAAGATGTCCGCCAGACCGTCATGGAACGAGCCAAGAGCATCTCCGGAGTACGGCGTCTCAGTTCATCGCGAGCCATCACCACGCCGATCACCGCCCGAGCAGCAGTAGTGGCTCCGACCGCGTCGGTCGAGCGCCGGGCGCTGGCCTTTGGCGCCAAGCCGCCGGAGCTCGAGGGCGACCTCACGCTCGCACAGACGATCAACGCATCGCTGAAGGATGCGCTAGCCGCACGTCCCGAGGCCCTCGTGTTCGGTGAGGATGTCGCCAAGAAGGGCGGCGTCTACGGCGTCACTCGCGGTCTGCGCAAGTCGTTCGGTGGCACTCAGGTGTTCGACACGTTGCTCGACGAGCAGACGATCCTCGGCACCGCGCTTGGTGCGGCACTCGCTGGGTTCGTGCCGATTCCGGAGATCCAGTACCTCGCCTACCTCCACAACGCCGAGGACCAGCTCCGCGGCGAAGCGGCAACGTTGCGCTTCTTCTCCAATGGTCAATACACGAACGGCATGGTCGTACGCGTCGCCGGACTGGCCTACCAAAAGGGCTTCGGCGGGCACTTCCACAACGACAACTCGGTCGCGGTGCTGCGTGACATCCCGGGAGTCGTGCTCGCCGTGCCCAGCCACCCCGGAAATGCCGCCGGACTGTTCCGCGAATGTCTCGCCCTCGCTGCCGAGGGCCGTGTGTGCGTGTACCTCGAGCCCATCGCGCTCTATCACCGCCGTGACCTGCACGAAGGCGATGGCGCGTGGCTCGCTCCGTATGCACCGCCCGAGGAGTGGACTCAGGACACCACCTCGGCGCCGGGTCAGGTGCTGACGATAGGCGATGGCACCGACGTCCTCTTGGTGACGTTTGGCAATGGCGTACCCATGAGCCTCCGCGCGTCCACCGTGCTTGCGGACGAGGGAATCAGCAGCACTGTTCTGGACCTTCAGTGGCTGTCACCGCTGCCTCGAGAAGAGTTGCTGCGAGTCGCGGCGCGGTTCGCGCGGGTGCTGGTCGTCGACGAGACCCGCGAGAGCGGCGGCGTGTCCGAATCCGTGATCACGGCTCTGGTCGATGGGGGATATGACGGCACCGCTCGCCGAGTAACCAGCGTCGACAGCTTCATTCCGCTCGGTCCGGCGGCAGATCACGTATTGCTGTCCGAGGCCGACATCGTTGGGGCCGTGCGAGCGCTGGTCTCCGAAACGATTTAG
- a CDS encoding Mrp/NBP35 family ATP-binding protein: MAAVTEEQVREALSTVNDPEIKRPITDLGMVDGITIGDNEITVRLLLTVSGCPLKDTLNRDITAAVLTVAPDVNVVVDMGVMNDEQRKSMQQMLRGGHTEREVPFAQVGSLTKVFAIASGKGGVGKSTVTVNLGLAMANRGLKVGIIDADIYGHSIPDMLGVGDLRPTQVEDMIMPVPVKGMKVISIGMLKPNKNQVVAWRGPMLDRALLQMLSDVYWGDLDVLLLDLPPGTGDVAISLGQHLPNAEVLVVTTPQPAAASVAERAGTMASMMHQRVVGIVENMSYFQLPSGERMEIFGSGGAAAVAETLTARFGYDVPVLGQVPLEEKLREGGDSGEPIIATNPDSEAAKILQGIADQLSGRSRGLAGMQLGLAPAGRL; the protein is encoded by the coding sequence ATGGCAGCCGTCACTGAAGAACAGGTCCGCGAGGCCCTGAGCACCGTCAACGACCCTGAGATCAAGCGTCCGATCACCGACCTCGGCATGGTCGACGGCATCACCATTGGTGACAACGAGATCACCGTGCGACTCCTCCTGACGGTCTCCGGATGCCCGCTCAAGGACACGCTCAACCGCGACATCACGGCAGCCGTGCTCACGGTTGCGCCGGACGTCAACGTCGTCGTCGACATGGGTGTCATGAACGACGAGCAGCGCAAGAGCATGCAGCAGATGCTGCGTGGCGGCCACACCGAGCGTGAAGTTCCGTTCGCCCAGGTCGGCTCGCTCACCAAGGTTTTCGCCATTGCCTCGGGCAAGGGTGGCGTCGGCAAGTCGACGGTCACCGTCAACCTCGGTCTCGCCATGGCGAACCGCGGCCTCAAGGTCGGCATCATCGACGCCGACATCTACGGCCATTCGATCCCCGACATGCTCGGCGTCGGAGACCTTCGCCCGACCCAGGTCGAAGACATGATCATGCCCGTACCGGTCAAGGGCATGAAGGTCATCAGCATCGGCATGCTCAAGCCCAACAAGAACCAGGTTGTGGCTTGGCGCGGCCCGATGCTCGACCGTGCTCTGCTGCAGATGCTCAGCGACGTCTACTGGGGCGACCTCGACGTACTTCTCCTCGACCTCCCGCCAGGCACGGGCGACGTGGCGATCAGCCTCGGTCAGCACCTGCCCAACGCCGAGGTTCTCGTCGTCACGACGCCGCAGCCCGCTGCCGCCTCGGTCGCTGAGCGTGCCGGAACGATGGCGTCGATGATGCATCAGCGTGTAGTCGGCATCGTCGAGAACATGTCCTACTTCCAGCTCCCCAGCGGTGAGCGTATGGAAATCTTCGGCTCTGGCGGCGCTGCCGCGGTCGCGGAGACGTTGACCGCGCGCTTCGGCTACGACGTGCCGGTGCTCGGCCAGGTGCCGCTCGAGGAGAAGCTGCGTGAAGGCGGCGACTCAGGCGAGCCGATCATCGCGACCAACCCGGACTCCGAGGCCGCCAAGATCCTGCAGGGCATCGCCGACCAGCTCAGCGGTCGCTCACGCGGTCTCGCCGGTATGCAGCTCGGCTTGGCACCCGCCGGTCGGCTCTAA